GGCCGGGTGGCGGAGCCCTCCCTGACATTCCGGGTCCAGGTCCCACCCTGGGGCGGCCACCGGGCGGGCCGGCTCACTGCCCTGAGGGCCCACTGGCCTAGGGACCACCCCCCAGGGCTTGCCTCCCTCCCTACTTGGTCTTCTGAGCCCGACCCGCCGGTGTCCCCAGGCGGAAGGGAGCCCGTCCCGAGGGGAGGTTTTAAACTACTTCCCGACCTCCCCACACTCCCTGCCCGCCCAGCCTCCCAGGCTTTCAAGAAGAGCAGGCGGTGAGGCAAGGCTGTGTTCGGCGCCTGAGCTGGGGATTTATTGAGAGGCTGCCCTGGACCCAGGGACCCCACAGGCTGGCAGCCCTGCGATCTGGAATTTCTGCTGTCAGCTGTGTGTGGGAGGGGACTGTGGGGGAAGTGAAGGGTGGCACCCCACTCTGGAAGAAGGACCATGGTACTTGGGTGTTTAGACAGGAAGCAGGGGGCTCCATGCCCTGCATATGTCCTCTCCTGCTAGGAGCTCGAGCTAGGGGGCTCCAGGTGCGCAGAAGCCCCCATCTCCTGGATGCTCTCATACACGTTTTCCAGGAGGCTCTTGTCCACACCCAGACCCCTGAGTGGAAGGACCTCGTAGGCCGAGTCACCCCTCAGAGCCAGAATTGCTCCCCCTCCATTGGGGTTGGGCTGGCATGTGGCAGGTCCTGGGTCCCTCCTTTTAGGCTTGCTGACCCTGGAGTACAGGAGGTCCACCTGGAGAGAGGAAGCCAACCCGGGGAGGGGTCAGCACCATCCGTTCTGCCAAGGATCTGCTCAGTCCAACCCACCCTGCCTCACATCCTTCACTATACCTGAGTGGCTGGGGTCAGCTCAGccttccccagctccaggccTTGGGGACCCCGATCTGTTCCCTTGAACTTCTGGATGCAAGCATACTCAGCCACCACGGGTCTGGCCGCAGGCCCAGGCCTGGCACAGCTGCTGGTCAGCCATGACCCTGTCCACACCCCAGGGCTGACTGCCAGGCTGGCCCGGGGGATTGCAGCCAGCCCCACGTTGGAATAGGTGGCCTCGGGGCCGGTGGAGGGCGCAGCCAGGGGCAGCTCCAGGTGTGAGAAGGCTGCTGGGGGCCTGGTAGTGCCTCTGGACACCTCTGGCCATTGCGGGCACAGGAAATCCACGCTGGCGGGccgtggggctggggctggggtcagggaagggATCACTCAGGGTCAGGGGATGCCTGCCCACTGCCAGGCCCGGCCCTCCCACTGGCTCACCTCTGCTGCAGGGCCGGCTGCGGTGCAGCTCATGCAGTCTGGTGTCCGACTTGCTGAGGGAGTGGTGGTAGGGCCGTCTCATCAGTGACTGGGGGCGAGGAAGACTGGCTGGTGCCCTGctggccccaccctggccccGGGGACAGCCTGGCACTCACCCCTTCCGCTGGCATCACACTGTCCTGCAGCCTGGACAGCTGCCTTGGCACCCGCTTCCTGGGGGCAAGAGGGTCATCAGGCCAGTGAGGCAGACACGCGGGTCAAGGGCATCTGCCCCTGGTCTGAGGCCCACAGGGAGGCATGTGTACAGAGCTGGTGCTAGGCCGGCCTGGAGCCCCACCCCTTCTGGCTGCAGAGCTGAGCCAGGCCCCACCAAGGCCAGGGGTGGACATACCTGTGGCAGGCTGAGCACAGCACCCACAGCCAGAGCAGGAAGGTGAGGCACCCTAGGAcccagagggcaggaggggccaAGGGCACCTGTGGCCTCATCCTGCAAAGCCGTGGACAGGCCTGGAGGCAGAAGACAGAGGGCTGGGGGCTAAGGGACTGGGCACCTCCCTGACAGGCCCACTC
Above is a window of Camelus dromedarius isolate mCamDro1 chromosome 18, mCamDro1.pat, whole genome shotgun sequence DNA encoding:
- the LIME1 gene encoding LOW QUALITY PROTEIN: lck-interacting transmembrane adapter 1 (The sequence of the model RefSeq protein was modified relative to this genomic sequence to represent the inferred CDS: deleted 1 base in 1 codon), with amino-acid sequence MRPQVPLAPPALWVLGCLTFLLWLWVLCSACHRKRVPRQLSRLQDSVMPAEGVSARLPRGQGGASRAPASLPRPQSLMRRPYHHSLSKSDTRLHELHRSRPCSRAPAPRPASVDFLCPQWPEVSRGTTRPPAAFSHLELPLAAPSTGPEATYSNVGLAAIPRASLAVSPGVWTGSWLTSSCARPGPAARPVVAEYACIQKFKGTDRGPQGLELGKAELTPATQVDLLYSRVSKPKRRDPGPATCQPNPNGGGAILALRGDSAYEVLPLRGLGVDKSLLENVYESIQEMGASAHLEPPSSSS